One stretch of Actinacidiphila sp. DG2A-62 DNA includes these proteins:
- a CDS encoding DUF4193 domain-containing protein: MATDYDTPRKTDDDVNEDSIEELKARRNEKSTSAVDVDEFDQAESLELPGADLSNEELSVRVLPRQADEFTCMSCFLVHHRSQLASEKNGNPICRDCAA; this comes from the coding sequence ATGGCTACGGATTACGACACCCCACGCAAGACCGACGACGACGTCAACGAAGACAGCATCGAGGAACTGAAGGCCCGGCGGAACGAGAAGTCGACCTCCGCGGTCGACGTCGACGAGTTCGACCAGGCCGAGTCCTTGGAGCTGCCCGGCGCCGACCTCTCCAACGAGGAGCTGTCGGTCCGCGTCCTGCCGCGTCAGGCCGACGAGTTCACCTGCATGAGCTGCTTCCTGGTGCACCACCGCAGCCAGCTCGCGTCGGAGAAGAACGGCAACCCGATCTGCCGCGACTGCGCGGCCTGA
- a CDS encoding PaaI family thioesterase — translation MSAATTSANPPGGGRRPGLVPPSDAGEPVRHPDAPAPGEVIGSHYDQCFGCGEGQPHGLHLAIRAGEGVSVTAEFTVQPAHQGAPGLAHGGVLVSALDETLGSLGWLLRVIAVTGRLESDFVRPVPVGSLLHISARCTAVAGRKIYSTAEGRIGGPDGPLAVRADALFVEVKLEHFTDNGRPEEIRAAMADPDQVKVARAFEVNP, via the coding sequence GTGAGTGCAGCCACGACATCCGCGAATCCGCCGGGAGGCGGCCGCCGGCCCGGCCTCGTCCCGCCGTCCGACGCCGGAGAACCGGTACGGCACCCCGACGCCCCCGCGCCCGGCGAGGTGATCGGCTCGCACTACGACCAGTGCTTCGGCTGCGGCGAGGGCCAGCCGCACGGCCTGCACCTGGCCATCCGCGCGGGCGAGGGCGTCAGCGTCACCGCCGAGTTCACCGTGCAGCCGGCCCACCAGGGCGCTCCGGGCCTCGCGCACGGCGGCGTGCTCGTCTCCGCGCTCGACGAGACGCTCGGCTCGCTGGGCTGGTTGCTGCGGGTCATCGCCGTCACCGGCCGGCTGGAGTCGGACTTCGTCCGCCCGGTGCCGGTCGGCTCCCTGCTGCACATCTCCGCCCGCTGTACCGCGGTGGCCGGCCGCAAGATCTACAGCACCGCCGAGGGCCGCATCGGCGGCCCGGACGGCCCGCTCGCGGTTCGCGCCGACGCGCTGTTCGTCGAGGTCAAGCTGGAGCACTTCACCGACAACGGCCGCCCGGAGGAGATCAGGGCCGCCATGGCCGATCCCGACCAGGTCAAGGTCGCCCGAGCATTCGAGGTCAACCCGTGA
- a CDS encoding DUF3710 domain-containing protein: MTVFRRRKEREDAVDEFDEAEGPDESAEDAGEPEDSGDTRYNLPPAPRPDGPWDLSEVKEPGEGRVDLGGLFVPGVEGMELRVEVAGESIVAATVVLRDSAVQLQAFAAPKSEGIWGEVREEIGAGITQQGGIVDEVEGPLGWELRAQVPVQLPDGTNGVQLVRFVGCDGPRWFLRGVISGQGAVQPAAAGVLEAVFQDTVVVRGEAPMAPRDPIVLKLPNDAQMVPDGAGAPAPAEQGKFGDGLDPMRRGPEITELH; encoded by the coding sequence GTGACCGTGTTCCGTCGTCGCAAGGAGCGCGAAGACGCCGTCGACGAGTTCGACGAGGCCGAGGGCCCGGACGAGTCGGCCGAGGACGCAGGGGAGCCGGAGGACTCCGGCGACACCCGGTACAACCTTCCGCCCGCCCCGCGCCCCGACGGGCCGTGGGACCTGAGCGAGGTGAAGGAGCCCGGCGAGGGCCGGGTGGACCTGGGCGGGCTCTTCGTGCCCGGCGTCGAGGGCATGGAACTGCGGGTCGAGGTCGCCGGCGAGTCGATCGTCGCCGCGACCGTGGTGCTGCGGGACAGCGCGGTCCAGTTGCAGGCGTTCGCCGCCCCGAAGTCCGAGGGCATCTGGGGCGAGGTGCGCGAGGAGATCGGCGCGGGCATCACCCAGCAGGGCGGCATCGTCGACGAGGTCGAGGGCCCGCTCGGCTGGGAGCTGCGCGCGCAGGTGCCGGTGCAGCTGCCGGACGGCACCAACGGCGTCCAGCTGGTCAGGTTCGTCGGCTGCGACGGCCCCCGCTGGTTCCTGCGCGGCGTCATCTCCGGCCAGGGCGCCGTCCAGCCGGCCGCGGCCGGCGTGCTGGAGGCGGTCTTCCAGGACACCGTCGTGGTCCGCGGCGAGGCGCCGATGGCGCCCCGCGACCCGATCGTGCTCAAGCTGCCCAACGACGCGCAGATGGTGCCCGACGGCGCCGGCGCGCCCGCGCCGGCCGAGCAGGGCAAGTTCGGCGACGGCCTGGACCCGATGCGGCGCGGCCCGGAGATCACCGAGCTGCACTGA